One genomic segment of Myripristis murdjan chromosome 20, fMyrMur1.1, whole genome shotgun sequence includes these proteins:
- the boc gene encoding brother of CDO encodes MSGKLDWTPWMKKRRAPVLCALAAVLLSCLQGGASVSDEVPVFTEEPASVVQKLGGGVTLRCSARPASANISWRLNGQEVADGELDVVLGPGTLLIPALSNLTLGRYQCVASTGAGALASVPANVTAAKLRDFEPDDQQEIEVDEGNTAVIECHLPESQPKAQVRYSVKQEWLETSKGNYLIMPSGNLQIANATQEDEGPYKCAAYNPVTQEVKTSTSTDRLRIRRSTSEAARIIYPPAPRSIIVTKGQRLVLECVASGIPTPHVTWAKDGQDLRFHNNTRFLLSNLLIDAVGEADSGTYICRADNGIGLASSATVLYDVQVFEPPQVTVELQQQEAAWGETVRISCQARGKPAPSVVWLHNARPLAPSPRHRLSSRMLRVFNVGPQDDGLYQCMAENGVGSSQASARLVTLPTGIPSRGKLPSILRPLSPDKVLREQAPVRPGAAGAMLPLDCSELPGQISPAEAPIILSQPRTGKADFYELTWRPRHDGGPPVLEYMVKYRKVGDPLAEWTSSSISGSLHKLTLAKLQPDSLYEVEMAAKNCAGLGQPAMMTFRTGKGRRGPGGQNDPPKTAVPSPSLSPPEAPDKPTISTATETSAYVTWIPRGNRGFPIQSFQVEYKKVKKAGEDWVTAVANIPPSRLSVEITGLEKGTSYKFRVVAVNVIGSSPPSAPSKAYTVVGGRTNERPVDGPYITYNEAINETTIILKWTYTPVNNTPIYGFYIYYRPTDSDNDSDYKKDVVEGDRYWHSITDLQPETAYDIKMQCFNEGGESEFGNVVILETKARPNHQRPAPSESPAPGPGHSGGAVPRPSDLPYLIVGVVLGAFVFIIVAFIPFCLWRAWAKQKQTSDLCFPAVAAPVSSCQYTMVPLQGLALVGHCPLDPHMTASHGVYQPNGEYTPNGKPHLPTHCLPGLHQEEVDCDMECDTLLPQTMSNGHLPVYHYSTSGPDHRGQDCCPCDDSALQLLDTSHEPLSPQEVGGDTNFYLGNVAEEDDLTHEPASLPLLSLEDEGIFTTSSSAATTPQSQDTTIQEVNILPSEASPEDEGTADATDA; translated from the exons ATGTCTGGAAAGCTGGACTGGACTCCGTGGATGAAAAAGAGAAGGGCTCCAGTGTTGTGCGCTCtagctgcagtgctgctgtccTGCCTGCAGGGCGGCGCCTCCGTCTCCG ACGAGGTGCCCGTGTTCACTGAAGAGCCCGCGTCGGTGGTCCAGAAGTTGGGGGGCGGCGTTACCCTGCGCTGCAGCGCCCGTCCCGCCTCGGCCAACATCAGCTGGCGCCTCAACGGGCAGGAAGTGGCGGACGGGGAGCTGGACGTGGTGCTGGGGCCGGGCACCCTGCTCATCCCCGCCCTCTCCAACCTGACACTGGGCAGGTACCAGTGTGTGGCGAGCACCGGCGCAGGAGCCCTGGCCAGCGTGCCTGCTAACGTCACTGCTGCCA AGTTACGTGACTTTGAGCCTGATGACCAGCAGGAAATCGAGGTAGATGAAGGCAACACGGCGGTTATTGAATGTCACCTCCCTGAAAGCCAGCCCAAGGCCCAGGTCCGCTACAGCGTCAAGCAGGAATGGCTGGAGACGTCCAAAG GAAACTACCTCATCATGCCGTCAGGAAACCTGCAGATCGCCAACGCCACGCAGGAGGACGAGGGGCCTTACAAGTGTGCTGCTTACAACCCGGTCACGCAGGAGGTCAAGACGTCCACCTCCACCGACCGCCTGCGCATCCGCC GTTCCACGTCGGAGGCGGCTCGTATCATCTACCCCCCAGCGCCTCGTTCCATCATCGTGACCAAGGGCCAGCGGCTCGTGCTGGAGTGTGTGGCCAGCGGCATCCCGACTCCGCACGTCACCTGGGCCAAAGACGGGCAGGACCTGCGTTTCCATAACAACACGCGCTTCCTCCTCAGCAACCTGCTGATCGACGCAGTCGGCGAGGCTGACTCAGGCACCTACATCTGCCGCGCCGACAACGGCATCGGCTTGGCCAGCTCCGCCACCGTGCTCTATGACGTGCAGGTGTTTG aGCCTCCTCAGGTGAcggtggagctgcagcagcaggaggcggCGTGGGGAGAGACGGTGCGGATCAGCTGCCAGGCGCGGGGGAAACCCGCTCCCTCCGTGGTGTGGCTCCACAATGCTCGGCCCCTCGCCCCATCTCCTCGCCATCGCCTGTCCTCCCGCATGCTGCGTGTCTTCAACGTCGGGCCTCAGGACGACGGGCTGTACCAGTGCATGGCCGAGAACGGTGTGGGCAGCTCACAGGCCTCGGCCCGACTTGTTACTCTGCCAACCG GGATTCCATCCCGTGGGAAGCTGCCGTCCATCTTGCGGCCGCTGAGCCCAGACAAAGTGCTTAGAGAGCAGGCGCCGGTGAGGCCCGGGGCCGCAGGGGCCATGTTACCCCTCGACTGCTCCGAGCTCCCAGGGCAGATCTCGCCTGCGGAGGCCCCGATCATCCTCAGCCAGCCACGAACCGGCAAGGCTGACTTCTATGAACTGACCTGGAGGCCACGCCATGATGGAGGGCCCCCTGTGCTGGAGTACATGGTCAAATACAGAAAG GTGGGAGACCCTCTCGCCGAGTGGACTTCCAGCAGCATTTCAGGCTCTCTGCACAAACTAACCCTGGCGAAGCTGCAGCCAGACAGTCTGTATGAGGTGGAGATGGCTGCCAAGAACTGTGCAGGGCTGGGACAGCCTGCCATGATGACTTTCAGAACTGGCAAGG GTCGCAGGGGTCCAGGAGGCCAAAATGACCCTCCAAAAACTGCTGTTCCCTCTCCCAGCCTCTCTC CTCCCGAGGCCCCCGACAAACCCACCATCTCCACGGCAACGGAGACATCTGCGTATGTAACTTGGATCCCGCGCGGCAATCGTGGCTTCCCCATCCAGTCGTTTCAGGTGGAGTATAAGAAGGTGAAGAAGGCAGGAGAGGACTGGGTGACGGCCGTGGCCAACATCCCGCCATCGCGGCTCTCTGTGGAGATCACAGGCCTGGAGAAAG GAACATCCTATAAGTTTCGTGTTGTGGCGGTGAACGTGATTGGTTCCAGCCCTCCCAGCGCCCCGTCTAAGGCCTACACAGTGGTGGGTGGCAGAACCAACGAGCGGCCTGTAGACGGACCCTACATCACCTACAACGAAGCCATCAACGAGACGACCATCATCCTCAAATGGACA TACACTCCTGTCAACAACACGCCCATCTATGGCTTCTACATCTACTACCGGCCAACAGACAGCGATAACGACAGCGACTATAAGAAGGATGTAGTGGAGGGAGACCGCTACTGGCACTCCATCACTGATCTGCAGCCTGAGACCGCCTACGACATCAAGATGCAGTGCTTCAACGAGGGCGGAGAGAGCGAGTTCGGCAACGTGGTGATCCTAGAAACCAAAG CTCGTCCAAACCACCAGCGGCCTGCGCCGTCAGAATCTCCAGCCCCAGGTCCAGGACACTCAGGGGGAGCGGTGCCCCGGCCCAGCGACCTACCCTACCTCATAGTTGGTGTCGTTCTGGGAGCCTTTGTCTTCATCATCGTCGCCTTCATCCCCTTCTGTCTTTGGCGGGCTTGGGCTAAGCAGA AACAAACGTCCGACCTGTGTTTCCCTGCTGTGGCGGCCCCTGTATCGTCCTGCCAGTACACCATGGTTCCCCTTCAGGGGCTGGCGCTGGTCGGCCACTGCCCACTGGACCCCCACATGACTGCCTCACATGGAGTTTACCAGCCTAATGGAGAATACACTCCTAACGGCAAACCCCACCTTCCCACACACTGCCTGCCTGGACTGCACCAG gaGGAGGTGGATTGTGATATGGAGTGTGACACATTGCTGCCACAGACAATGTCCAATGGGCACCTGCCTGTCTACCACTACTCTACCAG TGGTCCTGACCATCGTGGACAGGATTGCTGTCCTTGTGATGATTCTGCTCTTCAGCTCCTTGACACTTCCCATGAGCCACTCAGTCCACAGGAAGTGGGAGGTGATACCAACTTTTATCTTGGGAACGTAGCGGAGGAGGATGATCTTACTCATG AGCCAGCCTCCCTTCCTCTATTATCTCTGGAAGACGAGGGGATCTTCACCACGTCAtcttcagcagcaacaacaccaCAATCCCAAGACACAACAATACAGGAGGTGAACATCCTCCCGAGTGAAGCGTCCCCAGAGGACGAAGGGACAGCAGACGCAACAGACGCATGA